A single genomic interval of Candidatus Cloacimonadota bacterium harbors:
- a CDS encoding transcription-repair coupling factor, whose amino-acid sequence IRFGIGHGQLPEKQLEAVTLDFAHHKFDVLIATTIIESGIDIPNANTIIINRADMFGLAQLYQIRGRVGRSNRRAYAYLIIPSKLQDNARKRLETLIEYESLGSGYQIAMRDMELRGAGTLLGTKQSGIINSIGFNYYNRLLTKAIENIQAEKPKELWLEEESQNIERLRIESDYYFPESYIESEKERLEIYRKMLEFDEPTQFNDLKSELRDRFGDIPAQAQTALKYFQLRLYIKKIGLESMKMRKNKIIIEFNTSNMPARSLLTNFVGKFNYPVKIDATKGFKMIFQVNHKQEKYSEFMINKSLKMAEYLYDNLQ is encoded by the coding sequence ATATCAGGTTTGGAATAGGACACGGGCAGCTTCCTGAAAAGCAATTGGAAGCGGTAACTTTGGATTTTGCACATCACAAATTTGATGTTCTCATCGCTACCACAATCATCGAATCCGGAATAGATATTCCCAATGCAAATACGATAATCATAAATCGAGCTGATATGTTTGGACTGGCTCAACTTTACCAAATAAGAGGACGTGTAGGGCGGAGCAATCGCCGCGCGTATGCCTATCTCATCATTCCTTCCAAACTTCAGGATAATGCCCGAAAACGTCTGGAAACTCTTATCGAATATGAATCACTGGGAAGCGGTTATCAAATTGCAATGCGCGATATGGAACTGCGTGGTGCCGGAACACTGTTGGGAACAAAACAAAGCGGTATAATTAATTCAATCGGATTTAATTATTATAATCGTCTTCTTACGAAGGCCATTGAAAATATTCAGGCAGAAAAACCAAAGGAATTATGGTTGGAAGAAGAATCGCAAAATATCGAAAGATTACGCATTGAAAGTGATTATTATTTTCCTGAAAGCTATATTGAGAGCGAAAAGGAAAGATTGGAAATTTATAGAAAAATGCTGGAGTTTGATGAACCCACACAGTTTAATGATCTAAAAAGTGAATTGCGAGATCGATTCGGAGATATTCCCGCGCAAGCACAAACTGCACTTAAGTATTTCCAGCTTCGCTTGTACATCAAAAAAATCGGTTTGGAATCCATGAAGATGAGAAAAAATAAAATTATAATTGAATTCAATACATCTAATATGCCTGCTCGGAGCCTACTTACTAATTTTGTGGGAAAATTCAATTACCCTGTGAAAATCGATGCTACCAAAGGATTTAAAATGATTTTCCAAGTAAATCATAAACAAGAGAAGTACTCTGAATTTATGATCAATAAAAGTTTGAAAATGGCTGAATACCTGTATGATAACTTGCAATGA